A region from the Anaerolineae bacterium genome encodes:
- a CDS encoding sugar ABC transporter permease — MTATSSTAPTAGGRPAGGFGWLQNLTLSQRRTITGYLFISPFILGFFLFFILPALTAVYLVFTRWNMIAEPQFVGLKNFEDLAKDALFWQSLKVTSIYTFASVPLGLTMSFLLALLINTKIRGIAFFRTIYYLPSIVPAVANAVLWAWIFNTEFGLLNVVLRAIGLNKVKWLQEPGWALVAMIVMSLWGVGSAMIVFLAGLQGIPDIYYEAAEIDGAGRWQKLRYITIPVMSPVIFFNLIMGIIGSFQVFTAGFLITDGGPQNGTLFLVLYIYRNAFEYLNMGYAAVLSWVLFGIIAIFTFLVFKYYGSQVYYENV, encoded by the coding sequence ATGACCGCGACCAGTTCTACTGCACCCACAGCCGGAGGCAGGCCAGCAGGTGGTTTCGGTTGGTTACAAAACCTGACGCTGTCCCAGCGGCGGACAATCACCGGCTACCTGTTCATTTCGCCGTTTATCCTGGGGTTCTTCCTGTTCTTCATCCTCCCGGCGCTGACAGCGGTGTATCTGGTTTTCACCCGCTGGAACATGATTGCGGAGCCGCAATTCGTTGGGCTGAAGAATTTTGAGGATCTGGCCAAAGACGCCTTGTTCTGGCAGTCGCTTAAGGTCACCTCGATTTATACGTTTGCCTCGGTGCCGCTGGGGCTGACAATGAGCTTTCTGCTGGCGTTGCTGATCAACACCAAGATTCGCGGCATCGCTTTTTTCCGGACGATCTACTACCTGCCCAGTATTGTGCCGGCGGTAGCCAATGCCGTGCTGTGGGCCTGGATCTTCAATACCGAGTTCGGCCTGCTGAATGTCGTCCTCAGGGCGATCGGCCTGAACAAGGTCAAGTGGCTACAGGAGCCGGGCTGGGCGCTGGTGGCGATGATCGTCATGAGCCTGTGGGGCGTGGGCAGCGCCATGATCGTCTTTCTGGCTGGCCTGCAGGGCATCCCGGATATCTACTACGAAGCTGCGGAGATCGATGGGGCTGGCCGCTGGCAGAAATTGCGTTACATCACCATCCCGGTGATGTCGCCGGTGATTTTCTTCAACCTGATCATGGGCATCATCGGCTCATTCCAGGTGTTTACCGCCGGTTTCCTGATCACGGACGGCGGCCCGCAGAACGGCACGCTGTTCCTGGTGCTATACATTTACCGCAACGCCTTTGAGTACCTCAATATGGGGTACGCTGCCGTGCTGTCCTGGGTGCTGTTTGGCATCATTGCCATCTTCACCTTCCTGGTTTTCAAGTACTACGGCAGTCAGGTTTACTACGAGAATGTATGA
- a CDS encoding extracellular solute-binding protein codes for MARTRLSRRDFIKLMGVSAASAAAGTQFLRGGPVFAAPNRQGPTTITFMGWGDVAEDEGVRAAIAVFEAEQDEVRVTWMHTPDNYNEKLLANVAAGTPPDTAFISQSQFRTLVHDGLTTDITDFVMSDPLLSQENYFVQPQETQRCTDENGRWHGIGSTWTANHLFINKDLFEEAGIEPPDFDDDKIWDWDTFLEAARLLTKDANGRHPGDAGFDLDNVVQWGFYYDTSWWMTFDQLAKVNGGALSDGQLLTLDTPEALAGIQAFADLIHVHHVMPQAVFFNELGMSATQMLDTRRLAMVLDGSWALSYMYVVPSLGVGPVPVLSPNGQASGQGHLHCILKGTQKVEASWKWLRFLATPFYQTHFCKLGLWIPNQTAMLTEEGMDEWITEGMHPANYRKFVSEYIPKHMSPTLVPAGFPRAQSIFYPALERVMNGEGPAAELIPPAVAEANAILTAEYINA; via the coding sequence ATGGCCAGGACAAGATTGTCTCGTCGCGACTTCATCAAGCTGATGGGAGTTTCGGCGGCGTCGGCTGCGGCCGGGACGCAATTCCTCAGGGGCGGTCCGGTCTTTGCGGCGCCCAACCGACAAGGCCCTACCACGATCACCTTCATGGGGTGGGGCGACGTGGCAGAAGATGAAGGGGTGCGGGCCGCCATCGCGGTGTTTGAGGCCGAGCAGGATGAAGTCCGCGTCACCTGGATGCATACGCCAGATAACTACAATGAGAAGCTGCTGGCGAATGTCGCCGCCGGGACGCCGCCTGATACTGCTTTCATCAGCCAGTCGCAATTCAGGACACTGGTGCATGACGGCCTGACTACCGACATCACCGACTTTGTCATGAGCGATCCGCTGCTGAGCCAGGAAAACTACTTCGTTCAGCCGCAGGAGACGCAACGCTGCACCGACGAAAACGGTCGCTGGCACGGGATTGGCTCCACCTGGACGGCCAATCACCTGTTCATTAACAAAGACCTTTTTGAGGAAGCGGGCATCGAACCCCCTGATTTTGATGATGACAAGATCTGGGACTGGGATACCTTCCTGGAAGCCGCGCGCCTGCTGACCAAGGATGCCAATGGCCGCCACCCCGGCGATGCCGGCTTTGATCTCGACAATGTCGTTCAGTGGGGCTTCTACTACGACACGAGCTGGTGGATGACCTTCGACCAGCTGGCCAAGGTCAACGGCGGTGCGCTCTCGGATGGCCAGCTGCTGACGCTGGACACCCCGGAGGCGCTGGCCGGCATCCAGGCCTTTGCCGACCTGATTCATGTCCATCACGTCATGCCGCAGGCGGTGTTCTTCAACGAGCTGGGCATGAGCGCCACGCAGATGCTCGATACCCGGCGTCTGGCTATGGTGCTGGATGGCTCGTGGGCGCTGTCCTACATGTATGTCGTGCCGTCGCTGGGTGTAGGGCCGGTGCCGGTGCTCAGCCCCAATGGGCAGGCCTCCGGCCAGGGTCACCTGCACTGCATCCTGAAGGGCACTCAGAAGGTCGAAGCGTCCTGGAAGTGGTTGCGCTTCCTGGCGACGCCGTTCTACCAGACCCATTTCTGCAAGCTGGGCCTGTGGATCCCCAACCAGACTGCCATGCTGACGGAAGAGGGCATGGACGAGTGGATCACGGAGGGCATGCACCCGGCCAACTATCGCAAGTTCGTGTCCGAGTACATCCCCAAGCACATGAGTCCGACCCTGGTTCCGGCGGGCTTCCCACGCGCGCAGTCGATCTTCTACCCGGCGCTGGAGCGGGTCATGAATGGCGAAGGCCCAGCTGCAGAGCTGATCCCGCCTGCCGTTGCGGAAGCGAACGCCATCCTGACTGCAGAGTACATCAACGCCTAG
- a CDS encoding helix-turn-helix transcriptional regulator: MLRLSRNCPIRAQNAGLFISRGNGRHPTRVIFSHELIFIKRGTLEMWEDDHVFSLSEGQTLHLQPRKRHGSVGDMPPNLEFYWIHFEITPDFPCPETADAVVEIPQVKQVERPDRLEYLFRYFLDEQETGQLQQSQANWLTMLMLLEVARHTSPGKENSDSTSLLATRAHTFVRLNYDQPITAGDVAKALGYNADYLGRVYRKTYGCTLTEAIHRRRIKVACRYLLDTDMIVEEIAKACGYTDTNYFRRVFQRLMHSTPRAYRKQYAHMHVNTQ; this comes from the coding sequence ATGCTGCGGCTGAGCAGGAATTGCCCCATCAGGGCGCAGAACGCTGGACTGTTCATTTCACGCGGCAATGGCAGGCACCCCACCCGCGTCATCTTCTCCCACGAATTGATCTTCATCAAGCGCGGCACGCTGGAGATGTGGGAAGATGACCATGTCTTTTCCCTCTCCGAAGGCCAGACCCTGCACCTGCAACCGCGGAAACGCCACGGCAGTGTCGGGGATATGCCGCCTAACCTGGAGTTTTACTGGATTCACTTCGAAATTACGCCGGATTTCCCCTGTCCGGAGACCGCTGACGCTGTCGTTGAGATTCCCCAGGTCAAACAGGTGGAGCGCCCGGATCGGCTGGAGTACCTCTTCCGGTACTTCCTGGACGAACAGGAAACCGGGCAGTTGCAGCAGAGCCAGGCGAACTGGCTGACCATGCTGATGCTGCTGGAAGTTGCCCGGCACACCAGCCCCGGCAAGGAGAATTCCGACTCGACCAGTCTGCTGGCCACCCGCGCCCATACCTTCGTCCGGCTCAACTACGACCAACCGATCACCGCCGGCGATGTGGCCAAAGCGTTAGGGTACAACGCCGACTACCTGGGGCGGGTTTACCGCAAAACCTACGGCTGTACGCTGACGGAAGCCATCCACCGCCGCCGGATCAAGGTCGCCTGTCGCTACCTGCTTGACACAGACATGATCGTCGAAGAGATCGCCAAGGCCTGCGGCTATACTGACACCAACTATTTCCGGCGCGTCTTCCAACGGTTGATGCACAGCACCCCGCGGGCTTACCGCAAGCAGTACGCCCACATGCACGTCAATACCCAGTAG
- a CDS encoding glycoside hydrolase family 127 protein has protein sequence MVTLPGHTHVSHFERLHALPLTAVDIQAGFWKGKQAVNRHNSLPHGFAMLEESGALDNLRIAAGMKSGEHRGMRFQDSDVYKWLEAASYELAKADDPALRQQVDAAIDLIAAAQMEDGYINSYYQIKFKPENRWTNEAHDHELYCAGHLIEAAVAHHRATGSRRLLDIACRFADHIDTVFGKGKREEAPGHQGVELALIELYRETGEIRYLALAEFFINERGKNTMKGWAYFSPSYYQDRVPVRDNDRVEGHAVRAIYLTSGMADLYLETGEQALLDALHRQWHDFTSHKMYITGGAGARHFDEAFGEPYELPDDTGYCETCAAIASIMWNWRMLRITGQARYAALIERTLYNGFLSGVSLDGRTFFYVNPLFVREAHVRQPWFQCACCPPNVMRLIASLNRYLVTVSAGELQVHQYAGAAIAADIPEAGPLHLTMETAYPWDGAVRITVDDAGSGDWRLRLRIPDWCSAPQVQLNGQPVEAALEEGYLLLAQRWQSGDVIALDLPMVPRLMRAHPYVSSSRGALALERGPLVYCLEGVDQPEATNVLQAQLDPNTAFQVEPRPDLLDGTVLISGYGFLPDLSAWENRLYLPHHVASVLPRRPVELHFVPYHQWGNRGTGPMRVWVPMG, from the coding sequence ATGGTCACCCTACCCGGTCATACGCATGTGAGTCATTTTGAGCGCCTGCACGCGCTGCCCCTGACCGCCGTGGATATCCAGGCCGGATTCTGGAAGGGCAAACAGGCCGTCAACCGCCACAATAGCCTGCCCCATGGCTTTGCCATGCTGGAGGAATCCGGAGCGCTGGACAATCTGCGCATCGCTGCTGGCATGAAATCCGGTGAGCATCGCGGGATGCGCTTTCAGGATTCAGACGTCTACAAGTGGCTGGAGGCGGCCTCTTACGAACTGGCCAAAGCCGACGATCCGGCTCTCCGCCAGCAGGTCGATGCCGCCATCGATCTCATCGCCGCCGCCCAGATGGAAGACGGGTACATCAACAGCTACTACCAGATCAAATTCAAGCCGGAAAACCGCTGGACGAACGAGGCGCATGATCATGAGCTATATTGCGCCGGGCACCTGATCGAGGCCGCCGTGGCCCATCACCGCGCCACCGGCAGCCGGCGGCTGCTGGATATCGCCTGCCGCTTTGCCGATCACATTGATACCGTGTTTGGCAAGGGCAAGCGGGAGGAAGCTCCCGGCCACCAGGGCGTGGAACTGGCCCTGATCGAGCTGTACCGCGAGACAGGTGAGATCCGCTACCTGGCTCTGGCGGAGTTCTTCATCAACGAGCGCGGCAAGAACACGATGAAAGGCTGGGCTTACTTCAGCCCCTCCTACTACCAGGATCGCGTTCCGGTGCGCGACAACGACCGCGTAGAAGGCCACGCCGTCCGCGCCATATACCTGACTTCCGGCATGGCCGATCTCTACCTGGAAACCGGCGAACAGGCGCTGCTGGATGCCCTGCATCGGCAATGGCATGACTTCACCAGCCACAAGATGTACATCACCGGCGGCGCTGGTGCCCGCCATTTCGACGAAGCTTTTGGCGAACCCTATGAACTCCCCGATGACACCGGCTACTGCGAGACCTGCGCGGCCATCGCCAGCATCATGTGGAACTGGCGCATGTTGCGGATCACCGGCCAGGCGCGTTACGCCGCACTGATCGAGCGCACCCTTTATAACGGTTTTCTGAGCGGCGTTTCGCTGGATGGCCGGACCTTCTTCTACGTCAACCCGTTGTTTGTACGGGAAGCGCATGTCCGCCAGCCGTGGTTCCAATGTGCCTGCTGCCCGCCCAACGTCATGCGCCTGATCGCTTCGCTCAACCGCTACCTGGTCACGGTCAGCGCCGGGGAGCTGCAGGTGCACCAATACGCCGGGGCCGCCATCGCCGCCGACATCCCGGAGGCAGGGCCGCTTCACCTGACAATGGAGACAGCCTATCCCTGGGATGGAGCGGTCAGGATCACGGTCGATGATGCTGGAAGCGGCGATTGGCGGCTGCGGCTGCGCATCCCGGACTGGTGCAGTGCTCCACAGGTGCAGCTAAACGGCCAGCCTGTCGAGGCCGCGCTTGAGGAAGGCTACCTGCTCCTGGCGCAGCGCTGGCAGAGCGGCGATGTAATCGCGCTGGATCTGCCAATGGTTCCACGGCTCATGCGCGCTCACCCGTACGTGTCATCCAGCCGTGGGGCGCTGGCCCTGGAGCGCGGGCCGCTGGTATATTGCCTGGAAGGGGTCGACCAGCCTGAAGCAACCAACGTGCTGCAGGCCCAGCTTGATCCCAATACGGCCTTTCAGGTGGAACCGCGTCCCGATCTGCTGGACGGCACCGTGCTGATCAGCGGGTACGGCTTCCTGCCTGACCTGAGCGCCTGGGAAAACCGGCTCTACCTGCCGCACCATGTCGCCAGCGTTCTGCCGCGCCGCCCGGTGGAACTGCACTTTGTCCCCTACCACCAGTGGGGCAACCGGGGAACCGGTCCGATGCGGGTCTGGGTGCCAATGGGCTAG
- a CDS encoding aminopeptidase P family protein → MVGQPAIYQARRQALLSTVSSSSLILIDSAGTAPNPVLADRNLCYLTGYRGRDAILLLAPGGIMVEHDETRGGPELARGRRVCEILFVREQEAHQAFMDGHQATFEDIKAQSGVERVYPLSRLDAILSRALMDAGELWINVPGAPPLDRPLSPYLAYVERLRERFSWVQVRNIARQIHNLRFVKDAGEIAALRQAFAAQSEIFEAIMRALKPGENESLGQAVLEYEVGRRGKRYRSMAAEAYEAGIVVASGPNSLIPHYMANSRDIQDGDLVLIDGCISYDGYYADITRTFPANGRFTPRQREIYSIVLEAQHAAFEVLRPGATILQAHRAIYDVFKRYGVEQYSYGNCGHSIGLTIHDPHGRFQDDREQPLEPGVVLVIEPFLMMRDDGFGVRIEDGVVITEHGHELLPGPVKEIDAVEALCQR, encoded by the coding sequence ATGGTCGGGCAACCTGCTATCTACCAGGCGCGTCGCCAAGCTTTGCTCTCAACAGTCAGCTCCAGCAGCCTGATTCTGATCGATTCCGCCGGGACGGCGCCCAACCCTGTGCTCGCCGACCGCAACCTGTGCTACCTGACCGGCTATAGAGGGCGCGACGCGATCCTGTTGCTGGCGCCGGGCGGGATCATGGTCGAGCACGATGAAACGCGCGGCGGCCCGGAACTAGCGCGGGGGCGGCGTGTCTGCGAAATCCTGTTTGTCAGGGAACAGGAAGCGCATCAGGCGTTCATGGACGGTCATCAGGCCACGTTTGAGGACATCAAGGCGCAAAGCGGTGTGGAGCGGGTTTATCCGCTTTCCCGCCTGGACGCCATCCTCAGCCGGGCGTTGATGGATGCCGGGGAACTCTGGATCAACGTCCCCGGCGCGCCGCCGCTGGATCGACCGCTGTCGCCGTACCTGGCGTATGTTGAGCGCCTGCGGGAGCGTTTCAGCTGGGTGCAGGTCAGGAACATCGCCAGGCAGATCCATAACCTGCGGTTTGTCAAAGACGCGGGGGAAATCGCGGCCTTGCGGCAGGCGTTTGCCGCCCAGAGCGAGATCTTTGAAGCGATCATGCGCGCTCTAAAGCCCGGCGAGAATGAATCGCTTGGCCAGGCGGTGCTGGAATACGAGGTCGGGCGGCGGGGCAAACGGTATCGCTCCATGGCAGCGGAAGCCTACGAGGCTGGCATCGTGGTTGCCAGCGGTCCCAATAGCCTGATCCCGCACTATATGGCCAACAGCCGCGATATTCAGGATGGCGATCTGGTGCTGATCGACGGCTGCATCAGTTATGACGGCTACTATGCGGACATTACCCGCACTTTCCCGGCTAACGGCCGCTTTACCCCCCGCCAGCGGGAAATCTACAGCATTGTGCTGGAGGCTCAGCATGCGGCCTTTGAAGTGCTCAGGCCAGGCGCGACCATCCTGCAGGCTCACCGCGCCATCTATGACGTCTTCAAGCGCTACGGCGTGGAGCAGTACAGCTATGGCAACTGCGGCCATTCGATCGGGCTGACCATTCATGACCCGCATGGCCGCTTTCAGGACGACCGCGAGCAACCGCTTGAACCGGGTGTCGTCCTGGTGATCGAGCCGTTCCTGATGATGCGCGATGATGGCTTCGGCGTGCGTATCGAAGACGGCGTGGTGATCACCGAGCATGGGCACGAACTGCTGCCTGGCCCGGTCAAGGAGATCGACGCCGTCGAGGCGCTCTGCCAGCGTTAG
- a CDS encoding 6-phospho-beta-glucosidase, translating into MKLTVIGGAGVRSPLLTASALRWAGRIGMDELCLMDINAEKLALLGALCRYIGQREGSPVRITTTTSADEALDGASYIITTIRVGEEQGRVHDERIALKHGVLGQETTGPGGFAMAMRSIPAILGYAALAEKRAPGAWIFNFTNPAGLVTQALRDRGFARTVGICDSANGAQHEAARFLGVSPDSLQAEVFGLNHLSWTRQLLHDGRDILPELLADDAFLAATTQRMFDPELVRHLGMFLNEYLFYFYYAEKALASIQADELTRGEEVLRLNRQLLDRLRAIDVERHPEEGLRAYLAYDRRRAATYMHYANPAGPSMEEADMAAEGPITISMEGGEGYAGVALKIIQALESGEPARTALNVPNAGALDFMRPDDVVEISCVIENGSIRTIPVSDVPEHQQLLMRSIKLYERRAVEATLNRSRQQAVYALMAHPLVLSYSLARTLVDEYLLAHAAFVGEWQ; encoded by the coding sequence ATGAAACTCACAGTGATCGGTGGCGCCGGGGTACGCTCGCCGCTGCTGACGGCTTCCGCTCTGCGCTGGGCTGGCCGTATCGGCATGGACGAGCTATGCCTGATGGACATTAATGCCGAGAAGCTGGCGCTGCTGGGCGCCCTTTGCCGCTATATTGGCCAGCGTGAAGGCAGCCCGGTGCGCATTACGACAACCACCAGCGCCGATGAAGCCCTGGATGGCGCGAGCTATATCATCACCACCATCCGCGTCGGCGAGGAGCAGGGGCGCGTTCATGACGAGCGCATTGCCCTCAAGCACGGTGTGCTGGGCCAGGAGACCACTGGCCCCGGCGGCTTCGCCATGGCCATGCGCAGTATCCCGGCGATCCTCGGCTACGCCGCGCTGGCGGAAAAACGAGCACCCGGCGCATGGATCTTCAACTTCACCAATCCCGCTGGGCTGGTGACCCAGGCCTTGCGCGATCGGGGTTTTGCCCGAACGGTTGGCATCTGCGATAGCGCCAATGGTGCGCAGCACGAAGCCGCGCGCTTCCTGGGGGTCTCGCCCGATTCGTTACAGGCTGAAGTCTTTGGCCTGAACCACCTTTCGTGGACCAGACAGCTGCTGCATGACGGGCGCGACATCCTGCCTGAGTTGCTGGCGGACGACGCCTTTCTGGCCGCGACCACGCAACGCATGTTCGATCCTGAACTGGTTCGCCACTTAGGGATGTTCCTGAACGAGTATCTGTTCTATTTCTACTATGCCGAAAAGGCGCTGGCCAGCATCCAGGCGGACGAACTGACCCGCGGTGAAGAAGTCCTGCGGCTCAACCGCCAGTTGCTGGATCGCCTGCGGGCAATTGACGTGGAGCGCCATCCTGAGGAAGGCTTACGCGCTTACCTGGCTTATGATCGCCGCCGCGCGGCAACTTACATGCACTACGCCAACCCCGCTGGCCCTTCGATGGAAGAAGCGGATATGGCGGCAGAAGGCCCGATCACGATCTCCATGGAAGGCGGCGAGGGATACGCCGGAGTGGCGCTCAAGATCATCCAGGCGCTTGAAAGCGGCGAACCGGCCCGGACGGCGCTCAATGTGCCGAACGCCGGCGCATTGGACTTCATGCGGCCTGATGATGTCGTCGAAATCTCCTGTGTCATCGAAAACGGCAGCATCCGGACCATCCCGGTTAGCGACGTGCCGGAGCACCAGCAATTGTTGATGCGCAGTATCAAGCTCTACGAACGGCGCGCGGTTGAAGCGACGCTGAATCGTTCCCGGCAGCAGGCGGTTTACGCGTTGATGGCGCATCCGCTGGTGCTCTCCTACTCGCTCGCCCGGACGCTGGTCGATGAATATCTGCTGGCCCACGCTGCTTTCGTCGGGGAGTGGCAGTAG
- a CDS encoding DUF4038 domain-containing protein, which translates to MQPLKDYAHIRGVCHNPRPQHGQEQLERELGYCQRLQLNSIRFWMNMDTWEQQGDSYFDALDHFMRIAWRYGLSSMPILWNGNFIREWSDPDEAWYARAEVYARAFIERFRDEPFILMWDVINEPFCNDYMHHGPAEEYQARFDNIRRYVRRLCEIVRRCDPDGCITVGHEAVPHCVSTNDLVDVISFHDYLPTRRQIEGAILAAKAMGAEWGKPILNTETGCVGRANPYEVELELLHKHHIGFYLFNLISEGFWGDIHGLVYPDGTIRDPSVIAALFGFFRNRTENRILVNANKEGHAYRAVKAVEEALRVEQTTLFMQKPKTTDDILEAAEYCVNLLEAAEMVPMWDAPSARIAIWRAQPEEQRDIHAIRRFAYEMARLVRENCLL; encoded by the coding sequence ATGCAACCGTTGAAAGACTATGCGCATATCCGTGGCGTATGCCACAATCCCCGTCCCCAGCACGGGCAGGAACAGCTGGAACGAGAACTGGGGTATTGCCAGCGATTGCAGCTGAATTCCATCCGCTTCTGGATGAACATGGACACCTGGGAACAGCAGGGCGACAGCTACTTTGACGCGCTGGATCACTTTATGCGCATAGCGTGGCGCTACGGTTTGTCCAGTATGCCGATCCTGTGGAATGGCAACTTCATCCGCGAATGGAGCGACCCGGACGAAGCGTGGTATGCCCGCGCCGAAGTCTATGCCAGGGCGTTCATTGAGCGCTTCCGGGATGAACCTTTCATCCTGATGTGGGATGTCATCAACGAACCGTTCTGCAACGACTACATGCACCACGGCCCGGCGGAGGAATACCAGGCGCGCTTTGACAACATCCGCCGCTATGTTCGCCGGCTGTGTGAGATTGTGCGCCGATGCGATCCTGACGGCTGTATAACCGTTGGGCATGAGGCGGTGCCGCATTGCGTATCGACCAACGATCTGGTCGATGTCATCTCCTTCCACGATTACCTCCCCACCCGCCGCCAGATCGAGGGCGCTATCCTTGCTGCTAAAGCCATGGGCGCAGAATGGGGGAAGCCCATCCTGAACACCGAAACCGGTTGTGTGGGCCGCGCCAATCCCTATGAGGTGGAACTGGAACTGCTGCACAAGCACCACATTGGCTTCTACCTCTTCAACCTGATCAGCGAAGGTTTCTGGGGAGATATCCACGGGCTGGTGTACCCCGACGGCACTATCCGCGACCCATCGGTGATCGCTGCGCTGTTTGGCTTCTTCCGCAACCGCACGGAAAACCGCATTCTGGTCAACGCCAACAAAGAAGGGCATGCCTATCGCGCCGTCAAGGCGGTGGAAGAGGCGCTGCGGGTCGAGCAGACCACGCTGTTCATGCAGAAGCCCAAGACCACCGACGACATTCTTGAGGCGGCGGAATACTGCGTGAACCTGCTTGAAGCCGCGGAGATGGTGCCTATGTGGGATGCGCCCAGCGCGAGGATCGCCATCTGGCGCGCCCAGCCTGAAGAGCAGCGCGATATCCACGCCATCCGCCGTTTTGCCTATGAGATGGCCCGGCTGGTGCGCGAGAACTGCCTGTTGTGA
- the xylB gene encoding xylulokinase, with translation MTDQPLLLGLDISTTGAKALLIDPAGRVVSSASTPLTLSTPRPLWSEQNPGDWWRGMVSSIRQALAGAGADGRRVAAIGLTGQMHGLVMLDADGHVLRPAILWNDQRTGPQCDEIRRRLGRQRLIQITGNDALTGFTAPKILWVQQNEPEVYARCRHILLPKDYIRYRLAGEPAMDCADGSGTILFDLKTRTWSPEVLSALGIPAEWLPPTYEGPQITSRVSVEAAAETGLLAGTPIVGGGGDQSAQAVGVGAVEPGIVAVTLGTSGVVFAATEAPLVEPEGRLHAFCHAVPGRWHFMGVMLSAAGSLQWHRDTLAPGTAFDTLVSEAEGIPAGSEGLFFLPYLTGERTPYPDPLARGAWIGLTVRHTRAHLTRAVLEGVAFGFKDMFALIQGAGLGEIRQVRISGGGARSRLWRQIMADVLNAELVTVNTTEGAAFGAALLAGVGAGLYPNVDTACRATIQITGRAAPGADAALYPPYYERYRALYPALAGEFKAIAAVVGA, from the coding sequence ATGACCGATCAACCGCTGTTGTTGGGACTGGATATCTCTACCACCGGGGCCAAAGCCCTGCTGATCGATCCCGCCGGACGGGTGGTCAGCAGCGCCTCCACCCCGCTGACACTCTCCACGCCGCGCCCACTGTGGTCGGAACAGAATCCTGGGGACTGGTGGCGCGGCATGGTCAGCAGCATCCGCCAGGCGCTGGCCGGGGCCGGCGCGGACGGCCGCCGGGTCGCCGCCATCGGCCTGACCGGGCAGATGCATGGGCTGGTTATGCTTGACGCCGATGGGCATGTGCTACGCCCGGCCATCCTGTGGAACGATCAGCGCACCGGCCCGCAGTGCGACGAAATCCGGCGGCGGCTGGGCCGCCAGCGCCTGATCCAGATCACAGGCAACGACGCCCTGACCGGCTTCACCGCGCCCAAAATCCTGTGGGTGCAGCAAAACGAACCGGAAGTCTACGCTCGCTGCCGGCACATCCTGCTGCCCAAGGATTACATCCGCTACCGCCTGGCGGGCGAACCAGCCATGGACTGCGCCGACGGCTCCGGTACGATCCTCTTCGACCTCAAGACGCGCACCTGGTCGCCGGAGGTGCTCTCGGCACTGGGCATCCCCGCTGAATGGCTGCCGCCAACCTACGAAGGCCCGCAGATCACCAGCCGCGTCTCTGTGGAGGCGGCGGCGGAAACCGGCCTGCTGGCCGGGACACCGATCGTTGGCGGTGGCGGCGACCAGTCCGCCCAGGCGGTCGGCGTCGGCGCAGTAGAACCGGGCATTGTGGCCGTGACGCTGGGTACGTCGGGCGTCGTCTTCGCCGCAACGGAAGCCCCGCTGGTGGAGCCGGAGGGCCGCCTGCACGCTTTCTGCCACGCCGTACCGGGGCGCTGGCACTTCATGGGTGTGATGCTCAGCGCGGCGGGCAGCCTGCAATGGCACCGCGACACCCTGGCCCCTGGCACGGCCTTCGATACGCTGGTGAGCGAAGCCGAGGGCATCCCTGCCGGCAGCGAAGGGCTGTTCTTCCTGCCCTACCTGACCGGCGAGCGCACCCCTTACCCCGACCCGCTGGCGCGTGGGGCGTGGATCGGGCTGACCGTCCGTCACACCCGCGCCCATCTGACCCGCGCCGTGCTGGAAGGTGTGGCCTTTGGCTTCAAGGACATGTTCGCGCTGATACAGGGGGCCGGGCTGGGGGAAATCCGCCAGGTGCGCATCTCCGGCGGCGGGGCCAGGAGCCGCCTGTGGCGGCAGATCATGGCCGACGTGCTGAATGCCGAGCTGGTGACAGTAAATACGACGGAGGGCGCGGCCTTCGGCGCGGCGCTGCTGGCTGGCGTCGGCGCGGGCCTGTACCCGAATGTTGACACGGCCTGCCGGGCGACCATCCAGATCACCGGGCGGGCCGCCCCCGGCGCGGACGCCGCCCTCTATCCGCCCTACTACGAACGCTACCGCGCCCTGTACCCGGCCCTGGCCGGGGAGTTCAAGGCCATCGCCGCGGTCGTCGGCGCCTGA
- a CDS encoding Rieske 2Fe-2S domain-containing protein, whose translation MNRRDFFKRSARDIQRVARTPQPEAQPLANRPAERRTAPVAGRPDGYQPGDLVLIWEARAWLGRDRLGFYAFDAVCPHLGCLIAHEGEALVCPCHGSRFTPDGQRLSGPARADLPHFEVDLDETGRLVIRRGTIVDPGERFIA comes from the coding sequence ATGAATCGCCGCGACTTCTTCAAACGCAGCGCCCGGGATATCCAGCGCGTCGCCCGGACGCCACAGCCGGAAGCTCAACCGCTCGCGAACCGCCCGGCAGAACGGCGGACGGCGCCGGTTGCCGGGCGGCCTGACGGGTACCAGCCAGGCGACTTGGTGCTGATCTGGGAGGCACGGGCCTGGCTGGGGCGTGACCGGCTGGGCTTCTACGCCTTCGATGCGGTTTGCCCGCACCTGGGTTGTCTGATCGCCCACGAGGGGGAGGCGCTGGTCTGCCCCTGCCATGGCAGCCGCTTCACCCCGGACGGGCAGCGGCTTTCCGGCCCGGCCCGCGCGGACCTGCCGCATTTTGAAGTCGATCTGGACGAGACCGGGCGGCTGGTCATCCGGCGCGGCACGATCGTCGATCCTGGCGAACGCTTCATCGCCTGA